The Leishmania braziliensis MHOM/BR/75/M2904 complete genome, chromosome 9 genome includes a window with the following:
- a CDS encoding putative tyrosine phosphatase translates to MPPQPLDMTPAATTAAKSTPPTVLTLQKLLDTKQAIPILPGLLYFASTGECLSSSLAGSAEAAITVASVTSVAMEAIHDFYFKENPFASGTATDHGKVASTSAAPTARATVGQDAVFVSLRGTPPYLYRPFFADYGPLDMGCCVHFARRLCELLRAVTGVDVCASPASTSAAAGAVGNDTSSRATTHTHRKRGGRRRPASALSHSSSSISAASTALSGGPPGTMRPVVVCASLDAQERVNTACLVGAFCVLCLGWSAAATWYRGFVDIYPGFLSYRDASQGVSNYPLTLIDVWAGLEQGVALGFANVHTFDLPAYVEGKQHDYSWVVPRRFLAMSSPQDDKPERTAEVFARRLRQLGVQLVVRLNDSLYNPSPLLRLGIRHVDLPYADGSVPSDAVLLRFLQAVEEHFGESVAPASLRQWWSVPSSSTATAMPKTSARAASASKRAHSACASHSRPVLQSCSPMHSGTCRGMPETWTAAPPLAPTSPAQRPDSAYANGTRGYDTCTLTSGEKGAVAVHCLAGLGRTGTMLAVYMMRHYGFTARAVIGWLRLCRPGSISGVQQQYLDAMERRLRPPPHILVAMQLNSALKPCGAAGGGKRFEQQSRSIRSSFSPTLSSMSILLNPAAAAQTAGGGDRANAMGRDLLNASPRSSLDEATTGRVRSLAAVTAFQTHGGVVADARPATGTSIVNGHIKRNDNGQTSAMATRATSEAGSDLGTFAHFTAWSNLSSGSAVDLTGLRGVQQQRHQLLLRRLSNNSSSTLSLSTIQPEGAVLDVVARMPVLGDDSPQNRSAATAPPKRGGAVVANDQSPTIRPTPRVGDYKYASTYFVAMEQAGGLPRVYPWPPSSAATSTARGGPQPTLGGSLRPATASLSCELAPKGAYHLGGGSSVGAPNSLKETCTAPVSADSCLYPRRALIGALQRQRPYTATAAVSTIPRPRAKRWQESYRRGGAVDNNGTGTHPPDDAPLSTDLYDTTLQSPRPHQAATRARGEWSDKGTHRTDLANTSTGDTGAASRYGGVKLQILQPPSVLMRSSLPWRDGGVTGQADGPRSPLTQSPSAPVIPAASLPLWGRPMLRT, encoded by the coding sequence CCAGCACAAGCGCAGCCCCGACCGCCAGGGCGACCGTGGGGCAGGACGCCGTCTTCGTGTCGTTGCGAGGTACCCCACCCTACCTCTACCGTCCTTTCTTCGCCGACTATGGCCCGCTGGACATGGGCTGCTGCGTGCACTTTGCGCGGCGCCTCtgtgagctgctgcgggcaGTGACAGGGGTCGACGTGTGCGCCTCACCCGCATCCacttctgccgctgcaggagcCGTTGGCAATGACACGAGCTCACGAGCCACTACCCATACCCACAGAAAGCGGGGCGGAAGAAGACGACCCGCATCGGCTCTATCGCACTCCTCGAGCTCCATCTCGGCGGCCTCCACGGCCCTCTCCGGTGGCCCCCCGGGGACAATGCGGCCAGTGGTTGTGTGCGCCAGCCTCGACGCGCAGGAACGGGTGAACACGGCGTGTCTGGTTGGCGCCTTCTGCGTATTGTGTCTTGGCTGGTCGGCTGCGGCGACGTGGTATCGCGGCTTCGTCGATATCTACCCTGGTTTTCTCTCCTACCGCGACGCGAGCCAAGGCGTGTCAAACTACCCGCTCACCTTGATTGACGTGTGGGCCGGACTCGAGCAGGGCGTTGCGCTCGGATTCGCCAACGTGCATACGTTTGACCTTCCCGCCTATGTGGAAGGCAAGCAGCACGACTACAGCTGGGTGGTCCCTCGCCGGTTCCTGGCCATGAGCTCCCCGCAGGACGACAAGCCCGAGCGCACCGCTGAGGTGTTTGCACGGCGGCTGCGCCAACTGGGTGTGCAGCTTGTGGTGCGCCTGAACGACAGCCTCTACAACCCTTCGCCTCTGCTACGGCTGGGCATACGACACGTTGACCTGCCATACGCCGACGGCAGCGTGCCAAGCGATGCAGTGCTACTACGATTTCTGCAGGCAGTAGAGGAGCACTTTGGTGAATCAGTCGCGCCAGCTTCGCTGCGACAGTGGTGGTCGGTTCCATCTTCGTCGACCGCAACAGCGATGCCGAAGACATCGGCGCGAGCGGCCAGCGCATCCAAGAGAGCCCACTCCGCCTGTGCTAGTCACTCGAGGCCAGTGCTGCAGTCATGCTCGCCCATGCACTCCGGCACATGCCGCGGCATGCCGGAGACGTGGACGGCGGCTCCTCCATTGGCGCCGACCTCACCCGCTCAACGCCCAGACTCTGCCTACGCGAACGGCACGCGGGGCTACGATACCTGCACCTTAACATCGGGTGAGAAGGGTGCTGTAGCGGTGCACTGTCTCGCTGGCCTGGGCCGCACGGGTACCATGCTCGCCGTCTACATGATGCGTCACTACGGCTTCACCGCGCGCGCCGTGATTGGGTGGCTGCGACTTTGCCGGCCAGGCAGCATCAGCGGCGTTCAGCAGCAGTACCTTGACGCGATGGAGCGACGTctgcggccgccgccgcacatCCTGGTCGCGATGCAGCTGAACTCAGCACTCAAGccgtgcggcgctgccggcggaggGAAGCGATTCGAACAGCAGTCGCGATCCATACGCTCGTCGTTCtcacccaccctctcctccatgTCCATCTTGCTAAAcccggcagccgcggcgcagaCAGCGGGCGGAGGGGACAGAGCGAATGCGATGGGCAGAGACCTGCTCAACGCTTCACCGCGGTCTTCTCTGGACGAGGCAACGACGGGCCGCGTgcgctcgctcgctgctgTGACCGCCTTTCAGACACACGGCGGTGTCGTCGCAGATGCGCGGCCGGCGACTGGAACGAGTATTGTGAATGGGCACATCAAGCGCAATGATAATGGTCAAACAAGCGCGATGGCTACTCGAGCAACGTCAGAGGCCGGCAGTGACCTCGGCACGTTTGCCCACTTTACGGCGTGGAGCAACctcagcagtggcagtgctGTCGACCTCACAGGACTGCGCGGggtgcagcaacagcggcaccagttgctgcttcgccgtctcagcaacaacagcagcagcacccttTCCCTCAGCACAATCCAGCCAGAGGGAGCAGTGCTTGATGTTGTCGCGCGGATGCCCGTTCTTGGAGACGACAGTCCGCAGAACAGGAGTGCGGCCACAGCACCGCCGAAGCGAGGTGGTGCTGTGGTCGCCAACGACCAAAGTCCTACCATCCGCCCAACCCCTCGTGTGGGTGACTACAAGTACGCCTCAACGTACTTCGTGGCGATGGAACAGGCGGGCGGACTGCCGCGTGTATACCCGTGGCCCCCGTCCTCCGCAGCCACCTCGACCGCCAGAGGCGGTCCACAGCCAACCCTAGGTGGTAGTCTGCGGCCTGCTACCGCCAGCCTCTCTTGTGAACTCGCACCGAAAGGGGCGTACCATctcggcggtggcagcagcgttgGTGCGCCAAATAGCCTGAAAGAGACTTGCACAGCGCCAGTGTCGGCGGACAGCTGCCTCTACCCCCGCAGAGCTCTCatcggcgcgctgcagcggcaacggccgtacacagcgacggcagcggtaAGCACAATACCTCGGCCGCGCGCTAAACGATGGCAAGAGAGTTATAGGCGTGGCGGTGCCGTAGACAACAACGGGACaggcacccacccaccagACGACGCGCCGCTGTCAACCGACCTCTATGATACTACGCTGCAGTCTCCTCGCCCTCACCAGGCAGCAACACGCGCGCGAGGTGAGTGGAGCGACAAGGGCACCCATCGCACAGACCTTGCCAACACAAGCACTGGCGACACTGGTGCTGCAAGTCGCTACGGCGGTGTCAAGCTACAAATCCTACAGCCACCATCGGTACTGATGCGTTCATCTCTTCCCTGGAGAGATGGTGGTGTGACAGGGCAAGCGGATGGGCCGCGGTCGCCTCTGACTCAGAGCCCCTCGGCACCGGTGATACCTGCAGCGTCTCTGCCTTTATGGGGTCGTCCCATGCTTCGCACGTGA
- a CDS encoding hypothetical tetratricopeptide repeat protein, producing MASLAAVEAPELPPGMDPAYYALSLLRRRKLEECVKVSTHYLTLTVSPDRTGSLTGATAATSSSAGYMDESMWFIQTKAIVLQSLYDDAEIEDDGVDDVLMEGEQAVVSTLHRPNTSLRAARQGTAGGGTAADAVGRAGRLGTSTGGGRPVSSRYGYARPGTLQNRPGSVRGGPGGGTAARPVTGRFVRLGTASLRSVPGGPHINVQALNLERYAREKPMVAKLLCDYLLYVEHKPKMALELCTAALRSAKSVMTPTTPLPSASGVAAKLPMGSGGEERPPVLPIGAAAGPGADPPSLPPAGKTAAVSTAQEQVGITNANDWWWKARLAKANYQLGLLREAEKYLKAALFDAPANASIGGGMLARESKARPGSGSSGGGFPKGRVFANYNTSVVMQLGKVYLKMDQPLTALETYEAALEVNPVDHHVVLCCARLRDELHEPGTAYDLYNQVLHLDSSNIEAIACIGAHLFYERNQPELALRYYRRLLQMGVHTSEVWTNVGLCAFYTFQVELSLRCLSRALALCREDSQRADVWYNIGHMGIGMGNMTFAERAFRLAVGADVTHAEALNNLAVLAYEKKEEKAGRRLLDTALLAAPGLTEALYNTAVISFQAGELELSYQMVMRALEAEPDHPEAVVLQGKLREHFLAI from the coding sequence ATGGCGAGCCTCGCTGCAGTCGAGGCCCCGGAGCTGCCGCCTGGGATGGACCCGGCCTACTACGCGCTCAGCCTGCTGCGTCGACGAAAGCTGGAGGAGTGCGTGAAGGTCTCTACTCACTACCTCACACTGACCGTCTCCCCGGACCGCACAGGCTCTCTGACAGGCGCCACGGCGGCGACATCATCTAGCGCCGGTTACATGGATGAGAGCATGTGGTTTATTCAGACAAAGGCGATAGTGCTCCAGAGCTTGTACGACGATGCCGAAatcgaggacgacggcgtcGATGACGTGCTCATGGAAGGTGAACAGGCCGTCGTGAGCACGTTGCACCGGCCCAACACATCTCTgcgggcggcgcggcagggcaccgcaggcggcggcacagctgctgaCGCTGTTGGTCGCGCTGGTCGACTAGGAACGTCGACAGGCGGTGGGCGACCAGTGAGCAGCCGGTATGGCTACGCGCGACCAGGAACGCTGCAGAACCGCCCCGGCTCCGTCCGCGGCGGTCCTGGTGGGGGTACGGCGGCGCGTCCTGTCACCGGCCGCTTCGTTCGGCTTGGCACTGCGTCCCTTCGGTCCGTACCAGGCGGACCTCACATCAATGTGCAGGCTCTCAACCTTGAGCGCTACGCGCGCGAGAAGCCGATGGTGGCGAAGCTTCTGTGCGACTACCTCCTTTACGTAGAACACAAACCCAAGATGGCGTTGGAACTCTGCACGGCAGCTCTGCGTTCAGCCAAGTCTGTGATGACGCCAACAACACCGCTACCTTCAGCGTCCGGCGTTGCTGCCAAGCTGCCAATGggcagtggaggagaagagcggccCCCCGTCCTCCCCattggcgccgctgccggacCCGGCGCTGACCCACCGTCTCTGCCGCCTGCCGGAAAGACTGCCGCGGTGTCCACGGCGCAGGAGCAGGTCGGCATAACAAACGCGAATGACTGGTGGTGGAAGGCACGCCTGGCCAAGGCAAACTACCAGCTGGGGTTGCTgcgagaggcggagaagtACCTCAAAGCCGCTCTCTTCGACGCACCAGCCAACGCCAGCATCGGGGGAGGAATGTTAGCGAGAGAATCGAAGGCGAGGCCAGGCAGTGGCagtagcggtggcggcttTCCGAAGGGCCGTGTGTTCGCCAACTACAACACAAGCGTGGTTATGCAACTAGGCAAGGTGTACCTCAAGATGGACCAGCCTTTGACAGCCCTCGAGACATACGAGGCAGCGCTCGAGGTGAACCCAGTCGACCACCACGTCGTTCTCTGCTGTGCGCGTCTACGCGACGAGCTGCATGAGCCCGGTACCGCCTACGACCTCTACAACCAAGTACTGCACCTCGATAGCAGCAATATCGAGGCCATCGCCTGCATTGGCGCGCATCTCTTCTACGAGCGCAACCAGCCAgagctggcgctgcgctACTACCGCCGTTTGCTGCAGATGGGCGTACACACGTCGGAGGTGTGGACGAACGTGGGGCTCTGCGCTTTCTACACGTTCCAGGTGGAGCTAAGCCTGCGCTGTCTGTCCCGTGCGTTGGCACTGTGCAGGGAAGACAGCCAGCGTGCAGATGTGTGGTACAACATCGGGCACATGGGCATCGGGATGGGCAACATGACCTTCGCCGAGCGCGCCTTCCGTCTTGCCGTCGGCGCAGACGTCACGCATGCGGAGGCGCTGAACAACCTGGCGGTGTTGGCCTACGAAaagaaggaggaaaaggccGGGCGTCGCCTCCTGGACACGGCGCTACTCGCGGCGCCGGGACTGACAGAGGCGCTGTATAACACCGCCGTCATCTCCTTCCAGGCAGGGGAGCTGGAGCTGTCGTATCAGATGGTGATGCgggcgctggaggcggaaCCGGACCACCCGGAAGCCGTGGTGCTGCAAGGCAAGCTGCGTGAGCATTTCCTCGCAATTTAG